Proteins encoded by one window of Haematobia irritans isolate KBUSLIRL chromosome 2, ASM5000362v1, whole genome shotgun sequence:
- the LOC142225082 gene encoding trimethyllysine dioxygenase, mitochondrial-like, whose translation MDYNMVDIKYNPNGAITQVDPFWLRDHCKCSKCFNSKINRRIFNILDIPKDLKTKKLKYLENETKVEILWSDNHFSKYDIDFIISSQLGNFQNPSSNKISRTLWNFSLIKKNRSNLYFNLGELCTSEVVAKNFVTSLIRYGLAFITAVPPNITATEMAIRRLFPLMKTFHGEMFLFPDNFLRNESTNSQAYVEPHTDGTYFSDPMGLQAIHCIEEHGEVGDIFFSDGFYIAQKLCHENPKAFEMLSTIPVPSHFKNKDECHKFSAPIVSVNPLTKDIDQLRFNSYDRSVFNSFPQNKMKEFYRSMEEFLSKANDNENRWQITLNPGTMVIFDNWRLLHGRCSYIGHRVLARGYVARTDFLSKARVMGIIENEKSII comes from the exons ATGGATTATAATATGGTTGATATTAAATATAACCCTAACGGAGCGATCACTCAAGTGGACCCATTTTGGCTAAGAGATCATTGTAAATGCTCGAAATGTTTCAATTCCAAAATTAATCGGAGAATTTTCAATATTCTTGACATTCCAAAGGATTTGAAAacaaagaaattgaaatatttggaaaatgaaaCTAAAGTTGAAATATTAT GGAGTGACAACCACTTTTCCAAATatgatattgatttcataatttCATCACAATTGGGTAATTTCCAAAACCCGTCTTCCAATAAAATATCTAGGACACTTTGGAATTTTTCGTTGATAAAGAAAAATCGGAgcaatttatatttcaatttggGTGAGCTATGTACATCGGAAGTTGTAgccaaaaattttgtgacatcTCTGATACGCTATGGTTTGGCTTTTATCACAGCTGTTCCTCCAAATATTACCGCCACTGAGATGGCTATACGTCGCCTTTTTCCCCTTATGAAGACTTTCCATggagaaatgtttttatttcctGATAATTTTCTACGAAATGAAAGCACCAATTCTCAAGCCTATGTTGAACCTCATACCGATGGCACTTACTTTAGTGATCCCATGGGTCTCCAGGCTATCCATTGCATCGAAGAGCATGGAGAAgttggtgacatttttttcagcgatggattttaTATAGCCCAAAAATTGtgccatgaaaatcctaaagctTTTGAAATGCTTTCTACCATACCAGTACCTAGCCATTTCAAAAACAAAGACGAATGTCACAAATTTTCCGCACCCATTGTGAGTGTGAATcccttgacaaaagatatcgatCAGCTTCGTTTCAATTCATATGATCGCTCGGTATTTAATAGCTTTccccaaaataaaatgaaagaattctatagaagtatggaGGAATTTCTTTCGAAAGCAAATGATAATGAAAATCGTTGGCAAATAACTTTAAACCCTGGAACCAtggtaatttttgataattggcGTTTACTACATGGTCGCTGTTCCTACATCGGACATCGGGTTTTAGCCAGGGGCTATGTTGCGCGGACCGATTTTCTTAGCAAGGCAAGAGTTATGGGAATAATTGAAAACGAAAAATCTATAATCTAG
- the LOC142225083 gene encoding trimethyllysine dioxygenase, mitochondrial-like, with protein sequence MLRSMSSLGENRPHQTTYVHHTFANVSQVDMTPISPRGNVSYSCRNDDHVSEYSIDFITFSQFEKFQEKLSKDDELITLWNLPKIKANLKSLHYNLGNLCTSDAVVKDLITSLIRYGLVFIENVPANVTMTEMTLRRLFPIMKTFYGEMFSFSNVYIHDDITYSQDYIGPHTDHTYFCDAGALQIFQCSEHDGTGGESFYIDGYHVAEMLRRRNPKAFEILSTVHVPAEFFDKDEGHRFSAPIIRVDPLTQKVYQIRLNLYDRSVFDTLPQTMMRDFYESLREFLEIAHDRENWFELKLNPGTAVIFDNWRLLHGRQAYTGKRVMIGAFVQRTDFLSKARNMGVID encoded by the exons ATGCTAAGATCCATGTCAAGCCTTGGCGAGAATCGTCCACACCAGACTACCTACGTTCATCACACATTCGCTAACGTTAGTCAAGTCGATATGACTCCAATAAGCCCCAGAGGGAATGTGTCCTATAGTTGTC GGAATGATGATCATGTATCCGAATATTCCATCGACTTCATTACATTTTCgcaatttgagaaatttcaagaaaaactaTCAAAAGATGATGAATTAATAACTCTCTggaatttaccaaaaattaaaGCGAATCTTAAAAGTCTTCATTATAATCTGGGAAACCTATGTACATCTGATGCTGTGGTCAAAGATCTTATAACCTCCTTAATACGCTATGGCTTAGTCTTTATTGAGAATGTGCCAGCAAACGTTACCATGACTGAAATGACTTTGCGTCGTCTGTTTCCCATAATGAAGACTTTCTATGGAGAAATGTTTAGCTTCTCCAATGTCTACATACATGATGATATCACCTACTCACAGGACTACATTGGTCCCCATACTGACCACACGTACTTTTGTGATGCTGGAGCCTTGCAGATTTTTCAATGTTCTGAACATGATGGTACAGGTGGTGAGAGTTTCTATATTGATGGCTATCATGTTGCCGAAATGTTACGCCGTCGGAATCCTAAAGCTTTTGAGATTCTTTCCACAGTTCATGTACCAGCGGAATTTTTCGATAAAGATGAAGGTCATCGTTTCTCGGCACCTATAATTCGGGTGGATCCCTTGACACAGAAGGTTTATCAAATTCGTTTGAATTTATATGATCGTTCGGTATTCGATACTCTACCACAGACTATGATGCGAGATTTCTATGAAAGTTTGCGGGAGTTTCTTGAAATTGCTCATGACCGTGAAAATTGGttcgaattaaaattgaatcctGGTACGGCGGTTATTTTTGATAATTGGCGTTTATTGCATGGCCGTCAAGCATATACTGGAAAACGTGTTATGATCGGGGCATTTGTTCAAAGAACCGATTTCCTCAGTAAAGCAAGAAATATGGGCGTTATTGACTAG